The sequence below is a genomic window from Nostoc flagelliforme CCNUN1.
TCTAGGTTGCCAATGACACGCAGCTTTTCTATTTCTTGTTTCAATTCCTGGATTGATGAGAGCAACTCTCTGTTCACTTGAGCCTGTTGAATGATCATCTCCACCAGTTCTTCTTTGGGCAACTGGCGTAAGCGTTCAGGGTCTAACTCTTGAGGCAGGTTGTTCATCATGATTGCCTTACTTTACCTCAACCATCCTATTTGTCAATATCCCTTCACCTGAATCCTTACAAACTTATTATGCTGTGGTGGATTAAAAGTGGGCTAGTTTTGGAGCAACAAGAAATTGGGAAACGCTTGGCGAAAGATACTTCAACGGTGACAAGGTGGTTGCAAAGATATAGGTCAGGTGGAATATCTGAATTATTGAAAATTAAGAAAGCTCCAGGAGCAAAACCAAAAATTCATGATGCTGCGATCGCAGGATTAGAGCAGGAGTTAAAAACAGGGAAAGGGTTTAGTAGCTATGGTGCAATCGTAGACTGGCTCAAACAAGAATATGAACTTGAGATGGAATATGCAACAGTTTATGCATTAGTTCGATATAAATTAGGGGCAAAGCTCAAAGTACCACGTCCTCAAAGTCATAAGCAGGATGAAAAGTTGGTATCTGAGTTTAAAAAAAACTCAGGTATCCTAGATAGCTTGGAAAAACACTTAGCACAAGGAAAGTGTGTTCGTTATATGTGCCAGGATGAAACCAGGCTTGGATTGAAAACTCTAACAGGGAAAGTAATTACAGCATCTGGAGTCAAGCCAACTGTACCTGTTAAATGGGACAGGGAAAATTTTTGGATTTATGGTGCAATCGAACCATTGACAGGGCAACATTTCCAGCAAGAATACCCTAAATTGAATGGTGACTATTTTCAACAGTTTTTAGACTGGCTATCTCAGCAATTGGCAGAAGATTATGCAATTTTACAAATTGACCAAGCTCCTGCTCATATTAGCAGTGCAATAAATTGGCCAGAAAATATTATTCCTCTACTTCAACCACCTCATTCTCCCGAACTGAACCCGATTGAGAGGCTTTGGCAGTTCCTCAAGAAGTCGCTCAAAAATGAATTATTTTCTTCTATACAAAACTTGCGCGATCGCATACAGCAATTGTTCAATCAACTTACATTTGAGCAGGTAATTTCTGTTTCCTCTTATAACTTTATTTTAGAAGCCCTTTTCTATGCAGCTTCATATTAAATTGGTATAAGTTTGCATGTTTCTTAAGTATTCAAGCCTTAGTATAGGTGTTGAAGTTACTAGTATCCAGTATCTGTAAGTTGCGATCACGGATACTGCCTTTGCTTGTAAGCTAACGCACTAGACATGTCCTTAAAACAAAGTCTGTGGGAAAATGATACAGTGAGATAGAAATAAATGTATCAATGATGACAAATACTTTAGTAAAAATTGAATCACATCCCCAGTCAGCAAAACGATTAATTGGTATTAACTATGAACAGTTTATTACATTAGTTGCGTTGGCAGAACAACGACATAAACAGAAACAAATAGAAATTGAAAAAAACAAAGTTCGTATTATTGCTTCTGGCGGTGGAC
It includes:
- a CDS encoding IS630 family transposase, translated to MLWWIKSGLVLEQQEIGKRLAKDTSTVTRWLQRYRSGGISELLKIKKAPGAKPKIHDAAIAGLEQELKTGKGFSSYGAIVDWLKQEYELEMEYATVYALVRYKLGAKLKVPRPQSHKQDEKLVSEFKKNSGILDSLEKHLAQGKCVRYMCQDETRLGLKTLTGKVITASGVKPTVPVKWDRENFWIYGAIEPLTGQHFQQEYPKLNGDYFQQFLDWLSQQLAEDYAILQIDQAPAHISSAINWPENIIPLLQPPHSPELNPIERLWQFLKKSLKNELFSSIQNLRDRIQQLFNQLTFEQVISVSSYNFILEALFYAASY
- a CDS encoding helix-turn-helix domain-containing protein produces the protein MMTNTLVKIESHPQSAKRLIGINYEQFITLVALAEQRHKQKQIEIEKNKVRIIASGGGRKPKMSLREGVCLCLIYLRQKPTFDILGLFFDISKTKANDAFNYWVKVLTRISHK